A stretch of the Metopolophium dirhodum isolate CAU chromosome 8, ASM1992520v1, whole genome shotgun sequence genome encodes the following:
- the LOC132951064 gene encoding uncharacterized protein LOC132951064, whose product MNGAALHTFVYRNAHGIKNRLGLVSGQIKKNSLMTEENSSHNDDDSSEDNSDISITLPSKKIVFTFSPEEWKSVEPEEVRYKDNEKNRSTQSSRIYHVLPKNTWTPLLAEHFWEHTQLPCCLSFRRARVHPYGNFYIKVVGKCTICESYFEGIVFERPPAAARVLMECSYTGNFNEVHKAKKRRMIGPAQSKAITAMINDGRSSESFRETEAVRLMKIGRYLILIL is encoded by the exons ATGAATGGTGCAGCGTTACATACATTTGTGTATCGTAATGCTCATGGTATTAAAAACAGATTAGGTCTTGTTTCTGGTCAGATCAAAAAGAACAGCTTAATGACGGAAGAAAATAGTTCGCACAATGAtg ATGATTCTAGTGAGGATAATAGTGATATATCAATAACACTaccatcaaaaaaaattgtattcacgtTTTCACCTGAAGAATGGAAAAGTGTAGAGCCGGAAGAAGTCCGTTACAAAGATAACGAGAAAAACCGCTCTACACAAAGTTCAAGAATATACCATGTATTGCCAAAAAATACATGGACACCATTATTGGCTGAACATTTTTGGGAGCATACTCAGTTACCTTGTTGTCTCTCTTTTCGCAGAGCAAGAGTACATCCATAtggtaatttttacataaaagtTGTCGGAAAATGTACTATATGTGAATCCTATTTTGAAGGAATTGTGTTCGAAAGACCTCCAGCAGCTGCAAG agtGCTTATGGAATGTTCGTACACAGGTAATTTTAATGAAGTGCATAAGGCAAAGAAACGTCGCATGATTGGACCTGCACAATCAAAAGCTATTACAGCTATGATTAATGACGGTCGTTCAAGCGAGTCATTTAGAGAGACAGAAGCAGTACGGTTAAtgaaaataggtaggtatttaatattaatattataa